The following coding sequences are from one Venturia canescens isolate UGA chromosome 5, ASM1945775v1, whole genome shotgun sequence window:
- the LOC122411034 gene encoding uncharacterized protein has product MHSGRTLAIEGEKQVQCLVQSVSSTTHSYTIQPTISADGKLLSPLFLVLKEPTGKIGPIVEKTLFRPDNVYIEVSKSGKLTSDHFKIWLQHVFFPKIGSKSLLLIDS; this is encoded by the exons atgcattccggaagaactttagcaatcgaaggagaaaagcaagtacaatgtcttgtACAATCAGTCTCATCTACGACCCACAGTTATACGATTCAGCCGACTATATCAGCTGACGGCAAACTGctatctcctctatttttggttttaaaagaaccaaccggcaagattggtccaatagtggagaaaacgcttttcagaccagataatgtgtacatagaagtatccaagtctGGGAAGCTTACTTCAG atcatttcaaaatttggttgcagcatgtgtttttcccgaaaattggttcaaaatctttattactgattgattcttaG